The following proteins are co-located in the Pseudomonas antarctica genome:
- a CDS encoding HD domain-containing phosphohydrolase has translation MDEQTATTPPYTPTILLVDDEESILNSLRRLLRGQPYDVRLAGSGAQALEIMAAQPIDLVMTDARMPAMDGAMLLAETHRLYPSTTRILLTGYADMSMMIKAINEGQIHRYISKPWNDEEMLLTLRQSLDHQHSERERLRLEQLTREQNDQLKALNATLEKRVEARTSELQQTADMLDLAYDELKRSYVTGTEVFSLLANLRLPKQKQTNRQLIELIRVYCKAQAMDEASARDLTMAAALYNIGKLSWSDSMMVAPSDMLHSTDRERYRAYPTQSESLLMTLEPMKDAARLIRHHQERWDGSGFPDHLKGELIPSGARLLKLAVDFIELQKGLILERHMNSDEALLYIRKYAGKLYDPDMVEDFVQACAAFLSDVTLGDSSVKVLTTRELAEGMVLARNLNADNGMLLLNAGKVLNLPLVDKLIAFEAMEGAKYSVFIKEPDVAALPG, from the coding sequence ATGGATGAACAAACTGCTACGACTCCCCCCTACACCCCCACCATTTTGCTGGTCGACGACGAAGAATCGATCCTCAATAGCCTGCGCCGCCTGCTGCGTGGCCAACCCTATGATGTGCGGTTGGCTGGCAGTGGTGCCCAAGCCCTGGAAATCATGGCGGCCCAGCCCATCGACCTGGTGATGACCGACGCGCGCATGCCGGCCATGGACGGGGCGATGCTGCTGGCCGAGACCCACCGCCTGTACCCGTCCACCACCCGCATCCTGCTGACCGGCTATGCCGACATGAGCATGATGATCAAGGCGATCAACGAAGGTCAGATTCACCGCTACATCAGCAAGCCCTGGAACGACGAGGAAATGCTGCTGACCTTGCGTCAGTCCCTGGACCACCAGCATTCCGAGCGCGAACGGCTGCGTCTTGAACAGTTGACCCGCGAGCAGAACGACCAGTTGAAGGCCCTTAACGCGACCCTGGAAAAGCGCGTCGAAGCCCGCACCAGTGAGTTGCAGCAAACCGCCGATATGCTCGACCTGGCCTACGACGAACTCAAGCGCAGCTACGTGACCGGCACCGAAGTGTTTTCACTGTTGGCCAACTTGCGCCTGCCCAAGCAGAAGCAGACCAATCGCCAGCTGATCGAGCTGATTCGGGTGTATTGCAAGGCCCAGGCGATGGACGAAGCCAGTGCCCGCGACCTGACCATGGCCGCCGCGCTCTATAACATCGGCAAATTGAGCTGGAGCGACAGCATGATGGTCGCGCCCTCGGACATGCTGCACAGCACCGACCGTGAACGCTATCGGGCCTACCCGACCCAGAGCGAGTCGTTGTTGATGACTCTGGAGCCGATGAAGGACGCCGCGCGCTTGATTCGTCATCACCAGGAACGCTGGGACGGCAGCGGTTTTCCCGACCACCTCAAAGGCGAGTTGATCCCCTCGGGCGCCCGGTTATTGAAGCTTGCGGTCGATTTTATCGAGCTGCAAAAGGGCCTGATCCTCGAGCGCCACATGAACAGCGATGAAGCGCTGCTCTACATCCGTAAATACGCCGGCAAGCTCTATGACCCGGATATGGTCGAAGACTTCGTGCAGGCCTGCGCCGCGTTCCTCAGTGACGTGACGCTGGGGGATTCAAGCGTGAAGGTCTTGACCACCCGCGAACTCGCCGAGGGCATGGTGCTGGCGCGCAATCTCAACGCCGATAACGGCATGCTGCTGCTCAACGCCGGCAAGGTGTTGAACCTGCCGCTGGTGGACAAGTTGATTGCGTTTGAGGCGATGGAAGGGGCCAAGTATTCGGTGTTTATCAAAGAACCGGATGTGGCTGCGCTTCCCGGTTAA
- a CDS encoding NUDIX hydrolase, with product MTSTIRIAAALLIGSDGQTLLVRKRGTQAFMQPGGKIDAGEQPAEALARELYEELNLHIDPSDAVYLGHFSAPAANEPGFIVEAELFQVHIDVAVTPAAEIEEVRWIDPAGDGGLHLAPLTRDLILPFYRASLTATA from the coding sequence ATGACATCGACTATTCGCATCGCCGCCGCGCTGTTGATCGGCAGCGACGGCCAAACGCTGCTGGTGCGCAAGCGCGGCACCCAGGCCTTCATGCAGCCAGGCGGCAAGATTGACGCGGGCGAACAGCCCGCCGAAGCCTTGGCCCGTGAGCTGTACGAGGAGCTCAACCTGCACATCGACCCTAGCGACGCCGTGTATTTGGGGCACTTCTCGGCGCCTGCCGCCAACGAGCCGGGTTTCATTGTGGAAGCTGAACTGTTCCAGGTGCACATCGACGTGGCGGTGACGCCCGCGGCTGAAATCGAAGAAGTGCGCTGGATCGACCCGGCCGGTGATGGCGGCCTGCACTTGGCACCACTGACCCGCGACCTGATCCTGCCGTTTTATCGCGCCTCGCTGACGGCTACCGCCTGA
- a CDS encoding GNAT family N-acetyltransferase: MMIRTLDAHDAEAYRTLMLETYDAYPQAFTSSVAERSAMPLSWWEKRIESPLDHLLGAYLGDELVGIVGLAFEPREKARHKVTLFGMYVTQAYQMKGLGRRLVEAALVEACKHPRLKVIQLTVTAGNDAAFALYQRCGFIQYGLEPLAVRVGVEYFDKIHMWRELNVA, translated from the coding sequence ATGATGATTCGCACCCTGGATGCCCATGACGCCGAGGCTTATCGAACGTTGATGCTTGAGACGTATGACGCCTACCCCCAGGCGTTCACGTCCAGCGTGGCCGAGCGATCGGCCATGCCGTTAAGTTGGTGGGAAAAACGCATTGAGAGCCCGCTGGATCACTTGCTCGGCGCGTACCTCGGCGACGAACTGGTCGGAATTGTCGGCCTGGCCTTCGAGCCCCGTGAAAAGGCACGGCACAAGGTGACCTTGTTCGGCATGTACGTCACGCAGGCTTATCAAATGAAGGGCCTGGGTCGTCGGTTAGTGGAGGCGGCACTCGTCGAGGCGTGCAAGCATCCGCGCCTTAAGGTGATTCAACTGACCGTCACCGCCGGCAACGACGCAGCCTTTGCGTTGTACCAGCGTTGCGGGTTTATTCAGTACGGCCTGGAGCCGCTGGCGGTGCGGGTGGGTGTCGAGTATTTCGACAAAATCCACATGTGGCGCGAACTCAACGTTGCCTGA
- the metR gene encoding transcriptional regulator MetR, producing MLEIRHLKTLHALREADSLVEAAERLHLTQSALSHQFKELEERLGMQLFVRKTKPLRFTSAGLRLLQLADATLPLLRGAERDIARLAGGTAGRLHMAIECHSCFQWLMPTIDQFRDAWPEVELDLASGFAFAPLPALARGDLDLVVTSDPLELPGITYVPLFTYEAMLAVANQHALANKSYIVPQDLLTETLITYPVERDRLDIFTRFLEPADVEPAQVRTSELTVMMMQLVASGRGVCGMPHWALHEYSSRGYVKAKRLGEKGLFATLYAGIRADMLDAPYMRDFLLTAKDTSFSTLDGVSAVR from the coding sequence GTGCTAGAAATTCGTCACCTCAAGACTCTGCACGCACTGCGCGAAGCCGACAGCCTGGTGGAAGCCGCCGAGCGCCTGCACCTGACGCAATCGGCACTCTCCCACCAATTCAAGGAGCTGGAAGAGCGCCTGGGCATGCAGTTGTTCGTGCGCAAGACCAAGCCGCTGCGCTTCACCAGCGCCGGCCTGCGCCTGCTGCAACTGGCCGACGCAACCCTGCCCTTGCTGCGTGGCGCCGAACGCGATATCGCGCGCCTGGCCGGCGGCACCGCCGGGCGTTTGCACATGGCGATCGAATGCCACAGCTGCTTCCAGTGGCTGATGCCGACCATCGACCAGTTTCGCGATGCCTGGCCAGAGGTCGAGCTCGACCTGGCCTCGGGTTTTGCCTTTGCGCCCTTACCGGCCCTGGCCCGTGGTGACCTGGACCTGGTGGTGACCTCCGACCCGCTGGAGCTGCCGGGCATCACCTATGTGCCGCTGTTCACCTACGAAGCCATGCTGGCCGTGGCCAACCAGCACGCGCTGGCGAACAAGTCGTACATCGTGCCCCAAGACCTGCTGACCGAAACCCTGATCACCTACCCGGTGGAGCGCGATCGCCTGGACATCTTCACCCGCTTCCTGGAACCGGCCGATGTGGAGCCAGCCCAGGTGCGCACCTCGGAGCTGACCGTGATGATGATGCAACTGGTGGCCAGCGGCCGGGGCGTGTGCGGCATGCCGCATTGGGCGCTGCATGAATACAGCTCGCGCGGTTACGTGAAGGCCAAGCGTTTGGGCGAGAAAGGGCTGTTTGCCACGCTGTATGCAGGGATTCGCGCCGACATGTTGGACGCGCCGTACATGCGCGACTTTTTACTCACGGCCAAGGACACGTCGTTTTCCACGCTGGACGGTGTCAGCGCCGTTCGCTGA
- a CDS encoding alpha/beta fold hydrolase, which yields MRVLLLLAALLFGLPSFAASRCDVNVPTQTVDLAQVSIAYQSIGRASDPALLLVMGLGGQLIHWPDEVVVALCEQGFRVIRYDNRDVGLSTWRQAPASANLTFEVLRYKLGLPVAAPYTLTDMADDALGLMDALQIRQFHVLGASMGGMIAQHLAAMAPQRVESLTLIMTSSGAEGLPAPNAALVQLLSRRSAPNREVALEQQADLLAALGSPNVKDDRQALLHQAALSYDRAFNPDGVKRQIMAILAEPSRVPLLNQLRVPTLVVHGTADPLLPVMHGVHLAAHIQGSQLKLIPGMAHRFQEAFKAPLLTAVLPYLQAHREDAAHWAQIDLGQPSKVL from the coding sequence ATGCGCGTGTTGCTTTTACTGGCCGCTCTATTGTTCGGCCTGCCGTCTTTTGCGGCTTCTCGATGTGATGTCAATGTCCCGACGCAAACCGTCGATCTGGCTCAGGTGAGCATTGCCTACCAGAGCATCGGCCGTGCGTCCGACCCTGCGTTGCTGCTGGTGATGGGCCTGGGCGGGCAGTTGATCCACTGGCCGGATGAAGTCGTCGTGGCCCTGTGCGAACAAGGTTTCCGGGTCATCCGCTACGACAACCGTGATGTGGGCTTGTCCACTTGGCGCCAAGCCCCGGCCAGTGCCAACCTGACCTTTGAAGTGCTGCGCTACAAGCTCGGGCTGCCGGTGGCGGCGCCGTACACGCTGACCGACATGGCCGACGACGCACTGGGCTTGATGGATGCTTTGCAGATCCGCCAATTCCATGTGCTGGGCGCGAGCATGGGCGGCATGATCGCCCAGCACCTGGCGGCCATGGCGCCGCAACGGGTCGAGAGCCTGACGTTGATCATGACCAGCTCCGGTGCCGAAGGCTTGCCGGCGCCGAATGCGGCGCTGGTGCAGTTGTTGTCCCGGCGCAGTGCGCCCAATCGTGAGGTGGCGCTTGAGCAACAGGCCGATCTGCTGGCGGCATTGGGCAGCCCGAATGTGAAAGACGATCGCCAGGCGCTGCTGCACCAGGCGGCGCTGTCCTACGACCGGGCTTTCAATCCGGACGGCGTCAAGCGCCAGATCATGGCGATCCTCGCCGAGCCTAGCCGTGTGCCATTGCTCAACCAACTGCGTGTGCCGACGCTGGTGGTGCACGGCACGGCCGATCCGTTACTGCCGGTGATGCACGGCGTGCACCTGGCCGCGCATATTCAGGGCAGCCAATTGAAGCTGATTCCCGGCATGGCCCATCGTTTCCAGGAAGCTTTCAAGGCACCGCTGCTGACGGCGGTGCTGCCGTACCTGCAAGCCCATCGCGAGGATGCTGCGCACTGGGCGCAGATTGACCTGGGCCAGCCTTCGAAGGTGTTGTGA
- a CDS encoding DsbA family oxidoreductase: protein MSTPLKIDFVSDVSCPWCIIGLRGLTEALDQLGSEVQAEIHFQPFELNPNMPAIGQNIVEHITEKYGSSAEESQANRARIRDMGAALGFAFRTDGQSRIYNTFDAHRLLHWAGLEGLQYNLKEALFKAYFSDGQDPSDHATLAIIAESVGLDIKRAAQILACDEYAAEVREQEQLWISRGVTSVPTIVFNDQYAVSGGQPAEAFVGAIRQIISEAKG, encoded by the coding sequence ATGAGTACTCCCCTGAAAATCGATTTCGTCAGCGACGTGTCTTGCCCCTGGTGCATCATCGGCCTGCGTGGCCTGACGGAAGCCCTCGACCAGCTTGGCAGCGAAGTGCAGGCCGAGATCCATTTCCAGCCGTTCGAACTGAACCCGAATATGCCCGCCATCGGGCAGAACATCGTCGAGCACATCACTGAAAAATACGGCTCCAGCGCCGAAGAGTCCCAGGCCAACCGTGCGCGTATTCGCGACATGGGCGCGGCGTTGGGCTTTGCCTTTCGTACCGACGGCCAGAGCCGCATCTACAACACGTTCGATGCTCATCGGCTGCTGCATTGGGCCGGGCTTGAAGGCCTGCAATACAACCTCAAGGAAGCGCTGTTCAAGGCCTATTTCAGCGATGGTCAGGACCCGTCCGACCACGCGACGCTGGCGATCATCGCCGAAAGCGTCGGCCTGGACATCAAGCGTGCGGCGCAGATTCTCGCCTGCGATGAATACGCCGCCGAAGTTCGTGAACAGGAACAGCTGTGGATCTCCCGGGGCGTGACTTCGGTGCCGACCATCGTGTTCAACGACCAGTACGCGGTCAGCGGTGGTCAGCCGGCGGAAGCCTTTGTCGGTGCGATTCGCCAGATCATCAGCGAAGCGAAGGGCTGA
- a CDS encoding MipA/OmpV family protein: MYKVTSAVFAGLLGLWSVSSTVLADGITGEVGAGISYQPHDPTGSRYETQAIPYFDLDWGSVSLGTDDGLTWSALNTNGITAGPYINYLPGRTANGSLRGLRDVSDMAEVGGFIQYAPAEFWRVYAQVGQAVGGGRDQSGVLGKVGGELGYPLGGGIIGSTGLMAHFADARQTQTFFGVSDKESAASGIRAYNASAGFQNLTLTQSFEFPLAAHWSLLTSASWTHLVGSAANSTIVKETGNVNQGQVQTAISYKFD; encoded by the coding sequence ATGTACAAGGTTACTTCTGCTGTATTCGCCGGTTTGCTCGGGCTGTGGAGTGTGTCCAGCACGGTATTGGCGGACGGCATTACCGGTGAAGTCGGTGCAGGCATCAGTTATCAACCCCACGACCCCACCGGCAGCCGCTACGAAACCCAGGCGATTCCCTATTTCGACCTGGACTGGGGCAGTGTCAGCCTCGGCACCGACGACGGCTTGACCTGGAGCGCGCTCAATACCAATGGCATCACCGCCGGCCCCTACATCAATTACTTGCCTGGCCGTACGGCCAACGGCTCACTGCGCGGCTTGCGCGATGTGTCGGATATGGCTGAAGTCGGTGGCTTCATCCAATACGCCCCGGCCGAGTTCTGGCGCGTCTACGCGCAAGTGGGCCAGGCCGTAGGCGGCGGGCGTGACCAAAGCGGTGTGTTGGGCAAGGTCGGCGGCGAGCTGGGTTACCCGCTGGGTGGCGGCATCATCGGCAGCACGGGCCTGATGGCGCACTTTGCCGATGCCCGCCAGACCCAGACCTTTTTCGGCGTAAGTGACAAGGAGTCCGCGGCCTCAGGCATTCGTGCCTATAACGCCAGTGCCGGTTTCCAGAACCTGACGCTGACCCAGAGCTTCGAATTCCCCCTGGCCGCCCATTGGTCGCTGTTGACCAGCGCCAGCTGGACGCACCTGGTCGGCTCGGCCGCCAACAGCACCATCGTCAAGGAAACCGGCAACGTGAACCAGGGCCAGGTGCAGACCGCGATCAGCTACAAGTTTGACTGA
- a CDS encoding MtnX-like HAD-IB family phosphatase — MIQWHIVCDFDGTITPTDVIDNVLQRFAGPEWETIEQEWLDGHIGSRECLSRQLALIKATPAELLAYFDSVEIDPDFPDFVDHVMGLGATIEVVSDGIEQGIARILSRNYVTLLPILANRLRQVDQNSWRIDFPYSSDACRAASGNCKCKSTPRNKRVLVIGDGKSDMCVASTADFVFAKGSLAKYCEANNIPHARFDTFAELPALLAKLPQGIAANATTFTAADNQELFHHV, encoded by the coding sequence ATGATCCAGTGGCATATCGTGTGCGACTTCGACGGGACCATCACCCCTACCGACGTCATCGACAACGTCCTCCAGCGCTTCGCCGGCCCTGAGTGGGAAACCATCGAACAGGAATGGCTGGATGGGCACATCGGTTCCCGCGAATGCCTGAGCCGCCAATTGGCGTTGATCAAGGCCACACCGGCTGAACTGTTAGCGTATTTCGACAGCGTCGAGATCGACCCGGACTTCCCGGATTTCGTCGATCACGTCATGGGCCTGGGCGCGACCATCGAAGTGGTCAGCGACGGCATCGAACAAGGCATCGCGCGCATTCTGTCGCGTAACTACGTGACCTTGCTGCCGATCCTCGCCAACCGTCTGCGCCAGGTCGACCAGAACAGCTGGCGCATCGACTTCCCGTACTCCAGCGACGCCTGCCGTGCTGCGTCCGGCAACTGCAAGTGCAAATCCACCCCGCGCAACAAGCGCGTGCTGGTGATTGGCGATGGCAAGTCCGACATGTGCGTGGCCTCTACCGCCGACTTCGTCTTCGCCAAAGGCAGCCTCGCCAAATATTGCGAAGCCAACAACATTCCCCATGCGCGCTTCGACACCTTCGCCGAACTGCCCGCATTGCTGGCCAAGCTGCCTCAGGGCATCGCGGCCAACGCCACCACCTTTACTGCTGCTGACAATCAGGAACTCTTCCACCATGTCTGA
- a CDS encoding aspartate aminotransferase family protein encodes MSDIRIATAEDQILLDKEAKYCSYGDTVHYIEPPRIFSRCEGSYVWDTEDQAYLDLQMWYSAVNFGYANPRLNNALKQQIDTLPQIASQYLHKGKIELSEMIAVDAKKKFGLDGRVHFNVGGSQSIEDSLKVVRNASNGKSLMFAFEGGYHGRTLGASSITSSFRYRRRYGHFGERANFIPFPYHFRGPKGMTKEEYGSHCVQQFARLFETEYNGVWDPKTNQCEYAAFYVEPIQGTGGYVIPPMNFYRELKHVLDQHGILMVSDEIQMGFYRTGKLWSIEHFDVQPDVIVFGKALTNGLNPLGGIWAREELINPKIFPPGSTHSTFASNPLGTAVGLEMFKMTSEVDYGAMVMAKGKYFLEGLQDLQKRFPIIGDVDGLGLALRCEICGPDGFTPDKATLDYMVEEGMKGDMVVDGQKLGLILDVGGYYKNVITLAPSLEISYPEIDLGLKLLEQLLVRATQR; translated from the coding sequence ATGTCTGATATCCGTATCGCCACCGCCGAAGACCAGATTCTTCTGGATAAAGAAGCCAAGTACTGCTCCTACGGCGACACTGTTCACTACATCGAGCCACCGCGTATTTTCAGCCGTTGCGAAGGCTCCTACGTGTGGGACACCGAAGACCAGGCTTACCTCGACCTGCAAATGTGGTACTCGGCCGTTAACTTCGGCTACGCCAACCCACGCCTGAACAACGCGTTGAAGCAGCAGATCGACACCCTGCCGCAAATCGCCAGCCAGTACCTGCACAAAGGCAAGATCGAGCTGTCGGAAATGATCGCGGTCGATGCCAAGAAGAAATTCGGCCTCGACGGTCGTGTGCACTTCAACGTCGGTGGTTCGCAATCCATCGAAGACTCGTTGAAAGTGGTGCGTAACGCGTCCAACGGCAAGAGCCTGATGTTCGCCTTTGAAGGCGGTTACCACGGCCGTACCCTCGGTGCCTCGTCGATTACCTCCAGCTTCCGCTACCGTCGCCGTTACGGCCACTTTGGCGAACGTGCCAACTTCATTCCGTTCCCGTACCACTTCCGTGGCCCGAAAGGCATGACGAAAGAAGAATACGGCAGCCATTGCGTGCAGCAGTTCGCCCGTCTGTTCGAGACTGAATACAACGGCGTCTGGGACCCGAAAACCAACCAGTGCGAATACGCAGCCTTCTACGTCGAGCCGATCCAGGGCACCGGCGGCTACGTGATTCCGCCGATGAACTTCTACCGCGAACTCAAGCATGTGCTGGATCAGCACGGCATCCTGATGGTGTCCGACGAAATCCAGATGGGCTTCTACCGTACCGGCAAACTGTGGTCGATCGAGCACTTCGACGTGCAGCCGGACGTGATCGTCTTCGGTAAGGCGCTGACCAACGGCCTGAACCCGCTGGGCGGCATTTGGGCGCGTGAAGAGTTGATCAACCCGAAGATCTTCCCACCGGGTTCGACCCACTCCACCTTCGCCTCCAACCCACTGGGTACGGCGGTAGGCCTGGAAATGTTCAAGATGACCAGCGAAGTCGATTACGGCGCGATGGTCATGGCCAAGGGCAAATACTTCCTGGAAGGCCTGCAAGACCTGCAGAAACGTTTCCCGATCATCGGCGACGTCGATGGCCTGGGCCTGGCCCTGCGCTGCGAAATCTGCGGCCCGGATGGTTTCACGCCGGACAAGGCGACCCTGGACTACATGGTCGAAGAAGGCATGAAGGGCGACATGGTTGTGGATGGCCAGAAACTCGGCTTGATCCTCGACGTGGGCGGCTACTACAAAAACGTGATTACCCTGGCACCGTCCCTGGAAATCAGCTACCCGGAAATCGACCTGGGCCTGAAGCTGCTTGAGCAACTGCTGGTTCGGGCGACCCAACGGTGA
- a CDS encoding alpha/beta hydrolase produces the protein MNVSGIDLGEGDAGFVLGEGPVGILLIHGLTGTPTELRQVAKGLAKAGNCTVYVPTLAGHCGDNSDLQATGWLDWYEGVRKTFAQVKQRHEQVFVGGLSMGAVMSMYVAAEHPGQVAGLLMYSTTLKYDGWSINKLAFLTPLLMKIPFGVHICRFEEKPPYGIKNERLRAIVERQMKEGESSEAGLLTMEGITVRELHRMNAVVKKRMPEVKVPALVLHSIEDDITSRWNADYVERHLGGPVTKILLDNCYHMITVDLQYRRVIELSAEFVEQHAATTQVSEDYRQRA, from the coding sequence GTGAATGTCTCCGGGATCGATCTCGGTGAAGGTGATGCCGGCTTCGTTCTCGGTGAAGGTCCGGTCGGGATCCTGTTGATCCACGGCCTGACCGGCACCCCGACGGAATTGCGTCAAGTCGCCAAAGGGTTGGCCAAGGCGGGTAACTGCACGGTGTACGTGCCCACCCTGGCCGGGCACTGCGGCGATAACAGTGACCTGCAGGCCACCGGCTGGCTGGACTGGTACGAAGGCGTGCGCAAGACCTTTGCACAGGTCAAGCAGCGCCACGAGCAGGTGTTTGTCGGTGGCTTGTCCATGGGCGCGGTGATGTCGATGTACGTGGCTGCCGAGCACCCGGGGCAAGTGGCCGGGCTGTTGATGTATTCCACGACCTTGAAGTACGACGGCTGGAGTATTAACAAGCTGGCGTTCCTGACGCCGTTGCTGATGAAGATTCCATTCGGCGTGCACATCTGCCGCTTCGAAGAGAAGCCACCTTATGGCATCAAGAACGAGCGCCTGCGGGCAATTGTCGAGCGCCAGATGAAGGAAGGGGAAAGCAGCGAGGCCGGTTTGCTGACCATGGAAGGCATCACGGTGCGCGAGTTGCACCGGATGAATGCTGTGGTCAAGAAACGCATGCCTGAGGTCAAGGTGCCGGCACTGGTGTTGCACTCCATCGAGGACGATATCACCAGCCGCTGGAACGCCGATTACGTGGAGCGCCACCTAGGTGGGCCCGTCACCAAGATCCTGCTGGACAACTGCTACCACATGATTACCGTCGACCTGCAATACCGCCGAGTGATCGAGTTGAGCGCCGAGTTTGTCGAGCAACACGCCGCTACTACCCAGGTGTCCGAAGACTACCGACAGCGTGCATAA